The Pristiophorus japonicus isolate sPriJap1 chromosome 13, sPriJap1.hap1, whole genome shotgun sequence genome contains the following window.
tgggaaaaactttggcagatggagtataatatgggaaaatgtgaggttatccactttaacagCAATAATAGTTTAGCAGATAtaatagcaaattataatttaaatggagaaaaattgcaaaatactgcagtacagcgggacctgggggccttgtgtatgaaacacaaaaagtgagtatgcaggtacagcaagtaatcaggaacgccaatggaatgttggcctttattgcaagggggatagagtataaaagcagagaagtcctgctacaactgtacagggtattggtgaggccacacctggagtactgcgtacagttttggtctccgtatttaagaaaggatatacttgcattggaggcagttcagagaaggttcactcggttgattccggagatgagggggttgacttatgaagatagattgagtaggttgggcctacattcattggagttcagaaaaatgagaggtgatcttatcgaaacatataagataatgaggaggctcgacgaggtggatgcagagaggatattttcactgataggggaaactaaaactagggaacatagtctcagaataaggggccgcccatttaaaactgagatgagaaatttcttctctcagagggttgtaaatctgttgaattctctgccccagagagctgtggaggctgggtcattgaatatatttaaggtggagatagacagatttttgagcgataagggagtaaagggttatggggagcgggcagggaagtggagctgagtccatgatcagatcagccatgatcttattgaatggcggagcaggctcgaggggccaaatggctgactcctgctcctatttcttatgttcttaagtatttCACAGTTCATCACATGTTGATACATCAGTGGGAATTAAGTTGATTACATCTGTAAAAATATGGGACCGGCACATGCTGATATTGCAAATGTGAGGGACAATACATAGGGAGCACAGACAATCCAATCCTTTTGGGATCAGCAAAAATATTTGCATTTTCCATGGAAAAATATAACAATGTCTAGTTTAAAAAAAGGAATAAaacttttatatttaaaaaaaatcagtctTTTGAATACTCCATTGCAGAAACTTGGCCATATCCACAATGCACTTGCGACTTCTTCATTCACACCCTGGCTCACCGTATGGAGATTGGAACAgtggcacagtggttatgttactgaactaataatccagagacctagacaataatccagagatgtgagttcaaatcccaccatggcagctggggaatttaaattcagtttattaaaaaaaagctGGTGACCAtttgaaattaccggattgtcataaaaacccatctggttcactgatgccctttagggaaggaaatctgccgcccttatccggtctggccgatatgtgtctccagacccacaacaatgtggttgactcttaactgccccctgaaatggcccagcgagacactcagttgtaccaaaccgctacaacaaagtcagcattgtgtgggagcaccttcaccacacggactgcagtggttcaagaaggtggctcaccaccaccttctcaaggggcaattagggatgggcaataaatgctggcaatgcccacatcccattaacagattaaaaaaaaaattatattgcaTTGCTGCTCAGTGTATTCATTCCACAGGTTAAACCATCCAGGTAAGATGAATTTGTGCGACCGTTGCTAAATTTCTGCAAGTTTTTAATTACCAATATTGGAGATTAGGCAATGGTAGCGTACAATTAATAAATCAGTGGATTCATTACCCCATCTACTTGCTTTACTTGCTTGTATTCTATTTCATCTCGGTATCCAGCTTGTTGAAATCTGTATAGATTTTCTATTTCTTCACTCCAATGTTTGGCACGGCTCATAAATTTAGGTTTTACTTCCTTTGTTTGGGCTCCAAAATCCCTCAAAGACATAATGTAATAAATacctaaaacaacaacaacaacttgtatttatatagcacctttaaaatagtaaaatgtcccaaggcgcttcacaggagtattataagaaaaccatttaacactgagccacataaggagaaattagggcaggtgaccaaagttgttgaggccagttcgttagatatattcaaaagggagttagatatggcccttaaggctaaagggatcaaggggtatggagagaaagcaggaaaggggtactgaggttgcatgatcagccatgatcttattcaatggcggtgcaggctcgaagggccgaatggcctactcctgcacctattttctatgtttctatgtaaaagcttggtcaaagaggtaggttttaaggagtgtcttaaatgaggaaagagagatagagagacggagaggtttagggagggaattccagagcttggggcctcagcagctgaaggcacggccgccaatggttgagcgattataagaaaataagacataagaaataggagcagaagtcggccacctggtccctcgagcctgctccgccattcaataagatc
Protein-coding sequences here:
- the meig1 gene encoding meiosis expressed gene 1 protein homolog, with protein sequence MSLRDFGAQTKEVKPKFMSRAKHWSEEIENLYRFQQAGYRDEIEYKQVKQVDGVDRWPDTGYVKKLQRRDNTFYYYSRKRECEDKEVQKVKVYAY